From the genome of Vicia villosa cultivar HV-30 ecotype Madison, WI linkage group LG2, Vvil1.0, whole genome shotgun sequence, one region includes:
- the LOC131649122 gene encoding uncharacterized protein LOC131649122 — MGWYRAASGIVKHSIRRNVHRGGSPCYATRNIVLSSTSRIFHTTVFKSKAQTASLPRAVPLSRLTDNFLDGTSSVYLEELQRAWEADPNNVDESWDNFFRNFVGRASTFPGISGQTIQESMRLLLLVRAYQVNGHMKAKLDPLGLEERKIPDELDLALYGFTEADLDREFFLGVWNMSGFLSENRPVLTLRSILTRLEQAYCGSIGYEYMHIPDRDKCNWLREKIETPAATDFSRERRGVIFDRLAWSTLFENFLATKWTSAKRFGLEGGETLIPGMKEMFDRASDLGVENIVMGMAHRGRLNVLGNVVRKPLRQIFCEFSGGGLPVDEAGLYIGTGDVKYHLGTSYDRPTRGGRRLHLSLVANPSHLEAVNPLVIGKTRAKQYYSNDAERMKNMGVLIHGDGSFAGQGVVYETLHLSALPNYTTGGTIHIVFNNQVAFTTDPKSGRSSQYSTDVAKALNAPIFHVNGDDVEAVIHVCELAAEWRQTFHSDVVVDLVCYRRFGHNEIDEPSFTQPKMYKVIRNHPSSLEIYQKKLLELGDLTKEDIDKIYKKVTSILNDEFFASKDYVPKRRDWLSAYWSGFKSPEQLSRIRNTGVKPEILKNVGKAITALPENFTPHKAVKRIYEQRVQMIETGEDIDWGFAEALAFATLIVEGNHVRLSGQDVERGTFSHRHAVVHDQETWKKYCPLDHVIMNQNEEMFTVSNSSLSEFGVLGFELGYSMENPNSLVIWEAQFGDFANGAQVIFDNFLSCGESKWLRQAGLVVLLPHGYDGQGPEHSSARLERFLQMADDHPYVIPEMDPTLRKQIQECNWQVVNVTTPANFFHVLRRQIHREFRKPLIVMSPKNLLRSKVCRSNLSEFDDVQGHPGFDKQGTRFKRLIKDRNDHANVEEGIRRLILCSGKVYYELDDQRTTVDAKDVAICRVEQLCPFPYDLVQRELKRYPNAEVVWCQEEPMNMGGYTYVLPRLITSMKSLGRGGYDDIKYVGRAPSAATATGFLKVHHKEQTELVEKALQSEPINFPY; from the exons ATGGGATGGTATAGAGCTGCTTCTGGCATAGTCAAGCATTCAATTAGGAGAAACGTTCATCGAGGTGGATCGCCGTGTTATGCGACAAGGAACATAGTCCTTTCATCAACAAGTAGAATTTTTCATACAACAGTTTTCAAATCCAAAGCACAAACTGCATCTTTACCTCGCGCCGTGCCTCTTTCTCGGTTAACTGACAATTTCTTAGATGGCACGAGCAGCGTCTATTTGGAGGAGCTTCAAAGAGCTTGGGAAGCTGATCCAAACAATGTAGACGAGTCTTGGGACAATTTCTTCAGGAACTTTGTAGGTCGGGCTTCCACTTTCCCGGGAATTTCTGGCCAAACGATTCAAGAGAGTATGCGGTTGCTGTTGCTGGTGAGAGCATATCAGGTTAATGGCCACATGAAAGCCAAGCTAGATCCTTTGGGTTTGGAAGAACGAAAAATCCCCGATGAGTTAGATCTCGCCCTATATGGGTTCACCGAGGCTGATCTTGACCGAGAATTCTTTTTAGGGGTGTGGAATATGTCTGGATTTTTGTCTGAGAATCGTCCGGTGCTAACCCTTAGGTCTATTTTGACACGACTCGAGCAAGCTTATTGCGGAAGCATTGGGTATGAGTACATGCATATACCGGATCGTGACAAATGTAATTGGCTTAGGGAGAAGATTGAAACCCCTGCAGCCACGGATTTTAGTCGGGAGCGTCGTGGGGTTATTTTCGATAGGCTTGCTTGGAGtacactttttgaaaacttcttgGCCACTAAATGGACATCAGCAAAGAGGTTTGGACTTGAAGGAGGAGAGACTCTTATTCCTGGAATGAAAGAAATGTTTGACCGGGCATCCGATCTTGGGGTCGAGAACATAGTTATGGGAATGGCACATAGAGGAAGATTGAATGTTTTGGGTAATGTAGTTCGGAAGCCACTTCGTCAGATATTTTGCGAGTTTAGTGGTGGTGGTCTACCCGTGGATGAAGCCGGCCTCTACATAGGAACAGGCGATGTtaaatatcacttgggaacttcTTATGATCGGCCAACCAGGGGCGGGAGGAGACTACATTTGTCTTTGGTGGCAAATCCTAGTCACTTAGAAGCAGTTAATCCACTCGTTATTGGAAAAACTCGAGCAAAGCAGTATTACTCAAATGACGCCGAAAGAATGAAAAACATGGGTGTTTTGATTCATGGAGATGGTAGTTTTGCTGGACAAGGTGTAGTTTATGAAACCCTTCATCTTAGCGCTCTTCCGAATTATACTACAGGTGGAACTATACACATCGTGTTCAACAATCAAGTTGCGTTTACAACTGATCCAAAGTCAGGAAGATCTTCACAATATTCCACCGATGTTgccaaagcattaaatgctccaatATTTCATGTGAATGGTGATGATGTGGAAGCAGTTATTCATGTGTGCGAACTTGCTGCGGAATGGCGTCAGACTTTCCATTCAGACGTGGTTGTTGATTTAGTATGCTACCGTCGCTTTGGCCACAACGAGATTGATGAACCTTCTTTCACACAGCCTAAAATGTATAAG GTCATCCGGAACCATCCATCATCACTCGAGATTTACCAGAAGAAACTTTTGGAATTAGGAGATTTAACTAAAGAAGACATTGATAAGATATACAAGAAGGTAACATCAATTCTAAATGATGAGTTTTTTGCCAGCAAAGATTATGTTCCGAAAAGGAGAGATTGGCTTTCGGCGTATTGGTCTGGTTTCAAGTCACCTGAGCAGCTTTCACGTATCCGGAACACCGG GGTGAAACCGGAGATTTTGAAAAATGTTGGGAAAGCAATCACAGCCTTACCTGAAAATTTTACTCCTCATAAAGCAGTGAAGAGGATTTATGAACAACGTGTCCAAATGATCGAAACCGGGGAAGATATTGACTGGGGTTTTGCAGAGGCACTTGCTTTTGCAACATTGATAGTGGAAGGCAACCATGTTCGTTTAAGCGGCCAGGACGTTGAAAGAGGAACGTTTAGTCATCGTCATGCGGTAGTTCATGATCAAGAAACTTGGAAGAAATATTGCCCCCTTGACCATGTTATAATGAACCAAAATGAAGAGATGTTCACTGTTAGCAATAG CTCACTTTCTGAGTTTGGTGTTCTTGGATTTGAATTGGGTTATTCAATGGAAAATCCTAATTCATTGGTGATCTGGGAAGCACAATTTGGCGATTTCGCTAACGGTGCTCAAGTCATATTCGACAACTTCTTGAGTTGCGGTGAGTCTAAGTGGCTCCGTCAGGCCGGGCTTGTTGTGTTGCTTCCACATGGTTACGATGGCCAAGGCCCAGAACATTCAAGTGCAAGATTAGAACGCTTTCTTCAG ATGGCTGATGATCATCCTTATGTTATTCCTGAGATGGATCCTACTCTTCGAAAACAAATTCAAGAATGTAATTGGCAGGTTGTGAATGTTACAACGCCAGCAAATTTTTTCCATGTTTTACGGCGGCAG ATCCATAGAGAATTCCGTAAACCTCTCATTGTAATGTCCCCTAAGAATCTGCTTCGCAGTAAGGTTTGCAGATCAAATTTATCTGAGTTTGATGATGTTCAAGGACATCCAGGTTTTGACAAACAAGGAACCAGATTTAAACGTCTAATAAAAGACCGAAACGATCACGCAAATGTCGAGGAGGGTATCAGACGCTTAATACTATGTTCTGGAAAG GTTTACTACGAACTTGATGATCAACGAACAACGGTTGATGCAAAGGATGTTGCAATATGTAGGGTGGAACAACTTTGTCCTTTCCCTTATGACCTTGTTCAACGAGAACTCAAACGATATCCAA ACGCGGAGGTTGTTTGGTGTCAAGAAGAACCAATGAACATGGGTGGATACACTTATGTTTTACCGCGACTTATAACCTCAATGAAGTCATTAGGTAGGGGAGGTTATGATGATATCAAATATGTCGGCCGTGCTCCGTCTGCAGCCACAGCTACAGGTTTCCTCAAGGTTCACCATAAGGAGCAGACTGAGCTAGTTGAGAAAGCCCTTCAAAGTGAACCAATCAACTTCCCTTATTAA
- the LOC131649123 gene encoding ras-related protein RABE1c-like has translation MAAAPARARADYDYLIKLLLIGDSGVGKSCLLLRFSDGSFTTSFITTIGIDFKIRTIELDGKRIKLQIWDTAGQERFRTITTAYYRGAMGILLVYDVTDEASFNNIRNWIRNIEQHASDNVNKILVGNKADMDESKRAVPTSKGQALADEYGIKFFETSAKTNMNVEEVFFSIARDIKQRLADTDSRSEPQTIKINQQDPAANGGQAATKSACCG, from the exons ATGGCAGCAGCACCCGCTAGAGCTCGTGCCGATTACGATTACCTCATCAAGCTTCTTCTTATCGGCGATAGTG GTGTGGGGAAGAGTTGTCTGCTTTTGAGATTTTCAGATGGTTCCTTCACAACCAGTTTTATCACCACCATTGG TATTGATTTCAAGATAAGAACCATTGAACTTGATGGCAAGCGCATTAAGTTGCAAATCTGGGATACAGCTGGTCAGGAGAGATTCAGGACTATTACTACAG CTTATTACCGTGGAGCCATGGGTATCTTGCTGGTTTATGATGTTACTGACGAAGCATCTTTTAATA ATATTAGGAATTGGATTCGCAATATTGAACAGCATGCTTCTGACAATGTAAACAAGATACTTGTGGGAAACAAGGCTGATATGGATGAAAGTAAAAGG GCTGTACCTACCTCCAAAGGTCAAGCTCTTGCTGATGAGTATGGTATCAAGTTCTTTGAAACT AGTGCAAAAACAAACATGAACGTGGAGGAAGTTTTCTTTTCAATAGCAAGAGACATCAAGCAAAGGCTTGCAGACACGGATTCTAGATCTGAG CCTCAGACTATCAAGATTAACCAACAAGATCCGGCAGCGAATGGCGGTCAAGCTGCAACAAAATCAGCTTGCTGCGGTTAG